The following proteins are co-located in the Haloterrigena turkmenica DSM 5511 genome:
- a CDS encoding glycoside hydrolase family 32 protein produces the protein MTQKLPLNPNQWRPEYHFSPSEGWLNDPNGLVYCDGVYHMFYQAGEHRRRWDHATSEDLLSWSEQGTKIQDTQSVQSFSGGAVVDRGDTADFGENTLVFTYTGHHDDGTEDQRLAYSTDIGDTVRTYNANPIIESATGDFRDPNAFWYEPDASWRMVVSRVEGTRDRPAGIEVYSSDNLRDWAYESTYRDTDGEEWECPSLFELPVERTAESRWVMIVSSIENCSVEYHIGHFNGTEFVAEDVILADYGYDFYAAQNWENPPRHGELVVSWMNNWAYADNGPNPGWRGVMTIPRTIALHNVNGDVKVHQYPAAEVARMRKNVITDLSQETVVPDENPLEQVDIGNRTLDIVATVDPRNADTVEFRVCEGRTQASSIVYDTVNEELHFDRTNAGAFFDNDAYGTTSMPLKLREDGTVKLRILIDRCSVELFANDGRRTMTNLVYPDRESTGVSFSSEGGAAEVERLMVYGLETS, from the coding sequence ATGACACAGAAACTACCTTTGAACCCGAATCAGTGGCGTCCCGAATATCATTTCTCGCCATCCGAAGGATGGCTGAACGATCCCAACGGACTGGTGTATTGCGACGGCGTGTACCACATGTTCTACCAAGCTGGCGAGCACCGACGGCGGTGGGACCACGCCACGAGCGAAGACCTTCTCTCGTGGTCCGAACAAGGAACAAAGATCCAGGATACCCAGTCCGTTCAGTCGTTCTCCGGCGGAGCAGTCGTCGACCGTGGCGATACTGCAGACTTCGGCGAAAATACTCTCGTGTTTACGTACACAGGCCACCACGATGACGGGACTGAGGATCAGAGACTGGCGTACAGCACGGACATCGGGGATACTGTCCGTACGTACAACGCGAATCCGATAATCGAGAGCGCGACCGGGGACTTCCGAGATCCCAACGCGTTTTGGTACGAACCGGACGCGAGCTGGCGTATGGTCGTCAGTCGCGTTGAGGGAACTAGAGACCGACCCGCGGGAATCGAGGTCTACAGTTCTGATAACCTCCGTGACTGGGCGTACGAGAGCACCTACCGGGACACCGACGGAGAAGAGTGGGAGTGTCCGAGCCTGTTCGAGTTACCGGTGGAGAGAACGGCAGAGTCGAGGTGGGTGATGATCGTCTCGTCAATCGAGAACTGTTCCGTCGAGTACCACATCGGACATTTCAACGGGACGGAGTTCGTCGCTGAGGACGTGATTCTTGCGGACTATGGGTATGACTTCTACGCCGCCCAGAACTGGGAAAATCCCCCAAGACATGGGGAGCTGGTCGTTTCCTGGATGAATAACTGGGCCTACGCTGATAACGGACCTAATCCTGGCTGGAGAGGCGTCATGACAATTCCAAGAACAATAGCGCTCCACAACGTGAACGGTGATGTCAAGGTACACCAGTACCCCGCAGCTGAGGTAGCCCGGATGCGGAAGAATGTGATTACCGATCTCTCGCAGGAGACGGTCGTGCCGGACGAAAACCCTCTGGAGCAGGTAGACATCGGGAATCGAACGCTCGATATCGTTGCGACCGTCGACCCACGGAACGCCGACACAGTGGAGTTTCGTGTCTGTGAAGGGAGGACTCAGGCAAGCAGCATCGTCTACGATACAGTAAACGAGGAGCTGCACTTCGACCGGACGAACGCGGGAGCGTTCTTCGACAATGACGCCTATGGAACGACGTCAATGCCCCTAAAACTGCGTGAGGACGGAACGGTCAAACTCCGTATCCTGATCGATCGGTGTTCAGTGGAACTGTTCGCCAACGATGGTCGCCGCACGATGACGAATTTGGTGTATCCCGACCGTGAGAGTACCGGAGTCTCATTCTCTTCGGAGGGGGGTGCCGCCGAGGTCGAACGCCTGATGGTTTACGGGTTAGAAACGTCGTAA